A stretch of DNA from Dasypus novemcinctus isolate mDasNov1 chromosome 28, mDasNov1.1.hap2, whole genome shotgun sequence:
tcaggAAATATTTCTATCAAAAGCAGATAAGACTATTCTGAAAAATTAGCCCCCATTTACTTTAACACATTTTGTACTAAGATTCCAGCCACCACTCCCATCGTAGTAGGAAGGCTGGCTGCACAAACACCTTCCCGTTTCAGAGTCTTTTCATCAATATTTGCAGCAACGACAAGTGGTGGAGCACACTacatgaaaaggaacaaaagaaaacacgTTTCAAAGGAAGGAAGTATGAGATATTCTGAATAGCATTCTATCATATTCCAAGTGTTCTTTTTCCTGTAAAGTGTACTATATTTTTAATACCCCTAAGAAATTCAGTACCTAACAGTGAAAAATAGCCCAAAATGAATAATGTATACCGCAAAACAAGCAAATTCTCCAGGAATTATGAGCTGTATATGTCCTGAAACTGCATTTTCACTGACCCCAGACGCCATCCATGTTTGTCCAAGTTCATTACAAGCCTTAGTAGAAATAGGTGAAAACAAAGGAAGAACGTAAGAGAGCAAGTAGTTCGTCACCAATTCTTCTCATGAAAAATTCAGGTCAACTAAATGAATTaccaaggattttaaaaattaattttcttaataaaaaagggggaagttatataaatggaattcttaACAATTGCCATTGTTCATTTGAAGAATAAACTGACAGTATTCAAGCAAGCAatcaataaatatgtttaaattgAACCATAGATTACTGGATTTCTTAAGtaaaaatttatgtaaaaattcacttttctaaaataatttcagcaacaaaaaaatccaaaatttcaTTTGATaagttaaaataatacaaaagaattgttttacttttgagaaactaaaattttattttttagaaaccAAAGTTTTTATTGGCAATTTGTACAGTtacaaatttactttaaaatacctAACAAAAGTTAAAACTAAAGCTGACCAAAAAAAGAGTAGTACAAAatattaatctatttttaaaaattgtgtatcAGAAGTTATTGCTATTTTATACTTTCGTCTATCAGTATGAGAGATTAGGCTAATAATACAAAATATGCAACATCTGCAAGGCAAGACAAGTCCTATAGCTgttgaaataaatttcaaaagtagCCTAAAAGCACACCAAAAATAACTAATATACAGggggagcagatacagctcagtggttaagttcctgcttcccatgtatggggtcctgggttcaattcctgatactccttaaaaaatatatatacattattaaaaggtttaaattcaGGATTTTTAGGATGGATAATATATATTGACTatataagaaaatacataaatctataaatataataTCTTATACAATAGGAATACTCACTGTATTTATTGTCATTCGAGCTTCAAAAGTGTCCACACAGCTAAGAACTAGGTCAACAGGTTTTCCTTCTTCTAACCCACCATTACTAGTCacagaaaaattttatttgaaaatctcAAGACATAATGCATTCTAATTAGACTTTGTTCAGCCGCACAGTCTTTGAGTAAATGTTTATGTATCTTAGAAGCATTAGTTTATAGCAAGTACTGAataactattatgaataaaacatGTTACTGTAGTAATAATTCCTCTACAAAAATTGAAGGGAGTAGTCTCTTCACAAGAGTTAGCATTTCCCTATCAGCTTTTTCATAgacttttgttcattttatacAGTCACTATAAAtgtgaatgtaataaaaattaatttaatacagTTTACTATTTCAGTGATGTTATGCCAGTATCTGTAGAGCTGATTTTATGTAGAAATAACATATGGAACACGGAACTTATATTTTGGATCTTTTGTTATAGCATTACAATTTACagggtttggttttttgttgtttttagacaATATATACTTTTAATTGAGCTCCTAATACACAGAAATGGCACAAAAATTAcaagattaaaatatattaaaatatatatcgaTGTATATCTACAACTCAGtatattttctaataaatatttaactGAACTGGAAGTTATACAAAAAATCATAAGTAAACATTTTCACCTTGTTCTCTCCATGAAATGCTGAAAGTTTTCCACTGTGGTGATATTGTAGTTGTGCACTTCAAAAAGAACATCAGGATTAATGTGTCTATGAGAGAAAAGGGGAACAAAGATAAAGATTACTAGTAGGAATAATAAGAGaaatcaagaaggaaaaaagtgaaaaaagctaAAGAGCATttaatagaataaagaaaaattcaagctATTTAAGGAAAATCCAAAGTCCTGTTCTATTTCATGTTGCATTTTCGAGGACTAGGTTCAAAAGCAAGTAGACTgataagaattataaaaatgttcctaCCCCAATCTTGGTCAATCTATATGCTGGAAATTAAATCATTACCATCTCTGGTAGTTAAAGTTCAGCCTAACAAAAAGTTTTTCGTTCCTCGTTCAATTCAGTGCAAGTACCACAGAGGAACTTCTAGAGCAGGGCTTGGCAAATGACAACTCTAAGCCCATGGCCCAAATCTGGCCCACCATCTGTTTTTGTTACAGCCTgaaagctaagaatggtttttactttttttaatgtttagaaaaaaatcaaaagcaaaataacATTTCATGACATGAGcattatgaaattcaaatttcagggtCCATAAAAGCTTACCAATCCACCCCTCTAACAGGAAGCGAATTCTTTGTTAATGGAAACCTGCATTTGTATAGTGAAAAATTGGGGTCCATTTTACATATCAGGTTAACTCATACCCAAATATAGAAGGATTTCACTTCATATGGTCCTTAACAGCTATTCCATTTACCTCAAAGTATGCTCAGCTGCTTGAACTTTACTTAATCCTGCTTGATGAGGTTGGAAGAAAAGTCTATTCATATTGGCCAGTTCCACCTTGTCATAGTCAAAGAGcagcaactaaaataaaaatagtggtACTCTAGTGAAAATCTTATCGAAAAACTGACTAAAAAAATTAACTAGTGGACTTCACATTTGATGTGTTTAAAACAGTTTAACTAAAACACTAGATGGCCACATATTAATTCACTTAATGCTTCTAACAACAAACAAGGTAAGTACACAggtattatcatctccatttcagAAGTGAGGCAACTAGGGCACTTGCCCAACCACTTCTCAGCTAATATTCAGTAGAAGTGGGATTCAAATTCACACTTTCTCAATCCAGTGTCTGCACCCTAAACAGAATGCTCTCTTGCCCCTCTAAATCAGGAGATCTTAACCAGGGGTCAACAGATGCCCAAGAGTCTatgaaaagatttcaggggatctgtgaacttgaatgggaaaaaaaaaaaaaaatcaacttatcttttatctttatttctcttattatctttatttcttattatctttatttctctgatatctgatgttgagtgtcataaaactatctcccattacattctgagaaggggtctgtggttttcacttgactggcaaaagggtctgtggaacaaaaaaggttaagaatccctatAGTAAATGAGTCactgaaaattaattttcatcttattcatttggatttttaaaaactgccaaaatcctattttattctaaaattttaatattatgctaAAAACCAAGAACCTATTACATAAATGAACCctttaaataagataaaaatgttATAACTTACAACTATAGTATACCTGAATCCTTTTGTGAATATGACACTACATATACTCATGCCAGCAAACACCGTTTCAAATAGGATTGTTCACATTACTATAGAAACCAATTGTTTCCAGCCATATACTTAGGCTTGTTTCAAACAGCATCTGTCTCTCTGTTACATCAACACAACACGGTGTTTGCAAGGGTCACAGATCCCATACCTTATCAGTGAAAAGAGGTTGGCCCCAATGATCTCCAAGGTCCCTTCCTGATTTACAATTATGGGAGTCTGTAATACaactttcagtatcttaaatttaataatgaaaacaaatatgggattttcttcttctaaatacagaaactataaagaaaaaaattaatccaaCCCATATCAAAATCTAGATAACTCTTAACTGCTAGAAAAGATACCATTTATCCCTCTGTGGTAATTTTCTAATCATAGAAAATTTCTTCAAAACATGATTTAagttcatttaacaaatacttattaGGTCTGGAAAGCTATTAAATTTGAGTTTGTCTCATAGGTTCTTATGAGTAGGTTGTAGGAAAAACTAACTTGGGAATAGAAGGTGTGAATTGTAACTCAATTTCTGATGCTAATTTGCTAATTGTGGGTAAAAATAAATTCACATGTTAGGCTTGTAGCATCTATAGTAAAGCAGCTGATCTGGATCTGGTAATCTAGGGCACTCAAGGGTTTCCAGATACTATTAAGATGGAAAAGACTCTGGGTCTTCATCTTCCACTTCCTTACTTAAAACTCATGAATCAGCTTCTTATCTgttttatatattaaagaaagaCTTCCTGAAACTTATCTAGTTAGAGCCTTAGCTTCCAAACTCAAGTTCACATTGGAATCActtggagaattttaaaaaaagacaggtaGCTGAGTCCCATCCCTAGAGATTCTGATTACAGTCTGacatcagaattttttaaaaattccccaggTAATTCTAATTACagtaatatttgaaaaccactgatctAGATCCTTACTGCTCAAAATGTGGCCTTAGACCAATAGCATCAGcatgggaacttgttagaaatacaggCAAGCGCcccaaactttaatgtgcatgtGAATCACTTGCGGATCTTATAATATAGTCTCTGGTTTAGTAGGTCTGGGTTAGGCTTCGAGTCTTCACTTCAAGTTCCTAAATGTTGGTGCTGGTGCCCCTGCTGCTCCATGAATTTGACTTTGAATAACAAGAATATGGTGGTTCTGAAATTGTAATACCTGAATCAATAACACCCAGATCACCTGGGAACTTGGAAATGGAAATTCTTAGGCCACCCCAAAACTACAGAATTAAAACCACTGGGGTAAAGTCTGGCAATCTGTGTCTTAACCAGCCTTGTGATTCTGATGCAAATTTAAGAACCACTGATATCGATGGTCTTTAGTATTCCTAGTCCAGGggttttcttaaccttttttgttccatggaaccctctgccagttaggtgaaaaccacagaccccttctcagaatgtagcaacTGATGGTTTTATGACAAACAACTAGTGTCAGGTCTGACAACAACCGTAATTTTGAATAATGGATGAGcataagtgattttttgagatattcAACGACTATAATATATGAAGACTactataatttattgcatacattcaaaagtgaaagaaatgctagatttcagttagagatcaGAAAAAATATAGTAAGTTGATTTTATTCAATTCAAGaccacagaccccctgaaatccctggttaagaacccctgacctattTAATCATCTAGAGTACTCAAgctaaaattgctaaaaattgctaaaagcaatttttgactggctttttaaaacttcttgagaggtattaaacattttaataaacatttttattattgtgcTGTTTGGCTTTTCTATCTTGATAAAAGAGTGCCAATTTTAAAACCATCTTCTTTAAAGAATTTGGGACATACGTGAATCCACATGTTTAAAGCATTGGTACTTTGTAGGAGAATTCTTGCTTTATCGAAACGATAAACTAAAAGGTATATGATTGTGGAAAGCTTATCCAATTACCATGTATCTAACATTTAGCTTTATAAATGAAAGATAGGTAAACTTACCACCCAcaatccaaataaattttattaaaaagtaaaatatgaatgggttaaaaaaaatctGGATCATTCTCCAGTTCAAATTCAAAGTAATAATGGCACATGCTGTAATCTATCTAGCATAAAGCATGTGTTTAGAATATTGGATGTTTTAGTGTTTTACTCACAGGCTATCAATTTAAAAGCTTCTTTCCTAAGTTTCTTTATCTAAAACCATGTAAGTCCAAATGGCCATATCACCCAAACTAAAAAGTTTTTGAACATAACTTAGTTCTTTCTTTAATTAGCAATAACATCAGCTTCCATTTGAGTGGGGAACTGTCTTAAACCCTCGGAAGAACGAGCGTCTGAATAAGTATGCCACAAATCAATAAAGCATTAGTAATGAGGAGAGAAACCTAACCTGTACCTCATTTACTCCAGGAGTTAGTATTTCTCTATATGATCAGTGAAGAGAAATGTTTTTACCTTACCAATGCCACATCTCGTCAGCATTTCAGCACTCACACTACCAACTCCACCAACACCTACTATTGCTACAGCACAAGTACGGattttctgtaaaatgaaaaattatgtatGTGTTGCTTAGTAACTTCATCAATATGTCACcagaaattttcatttattcaaatcATCTTCAAGAATTTGGGAAGGTTTATCATACCTCATAATCATTTACAATTCCCATACGCTTCAATGCCATCAGGCggctgaaaaaaaggaaaaaaacattttagacATTATTTCTGCTGAATTAAGAAGCCTTAGGAAAGGAAAGGGACAGGCAGGACTGGTGAAGTAGAATGGTCAGAGACGTTCCCGAGCACCTTATGAATGGAGccaatcctgggctcctctccccGGCCCCTGGTTTATGAACCTTTTAGAAAACTTGACGTTTATGCTTAAGGGATTTTACAGTGAACGTCACCTTCTGGAAGTTCACCAGCTGCAGGGTTTCCTCAAGACTGGCATGATTAAGGCCTCATGTGGAGGGAGGTGGCCTAGTGAGGCAGAGGCGAGAGAACTCTGGGTTCGTGTCCTCTGCCGGCACAGCAGCAGCACCATGTGGCTGACTCGCTTCGGTTTTTTAAAGAGAAAGGGCATCTGACCAGTAAAGCACGTAGCCTTGCCCTTTGGGGAACGTAATTCCGATGAGGAACAGGGAAGCAGAGGGGCATCAACTGGGGGCGCCGTTCACCTGTAGGGGTTGGAGTCCACCACCTCCGAGCTCATGTGCGCCACGCCGGGCCGGACGACCCCTCCGCGGGCGCCCCCCACGGCCTGCCGGCTATTCTCCTCGACCAGGTGCCGCTCCAGGTCCTGCAGCTCCTGCTTCAGCCGCCCCAGGGCCTGCAACCGCTGCTGCTGCCGCTCCACACACTCGGCTACCACGGCCGGGCCCGCTGCCGCCGAGGCCTTCATCCCGgcctccccgccgccccgcgctGCCCACCAGGGTAAGTGAGGAGGCACCCACCGGCCTCTCGGCTCAGTCAGCGGAGGGCCCAGCGCCCACAGACACGTCTCCACCTCCCCGCGGTTCCACTTGCGGTGCGTGGCTGCCTTTATACCGCTCAACGAGACCCCTCCCCGCGGCTGCTTCCGgtgcgccgccgccgccgcgcccctCAAGGTGACCCCTCCCCTCTTTGGCTTCCGCTTCCCGGGGTCGTGGAGACCGATGGGCAGGGCCGGTGCGCGTGGCCCGCTGCTCGGGCAGGAGAAACGCCAGGCTCTTTTCTCCTGGGCCGGAGGTTCTGAGGAGCTTTTCTCTGACCCGCGCCCTCCAGGATCTTGCGCCGCCGGCGTCTTACATTTGGGGTGGTGGAGGTCTCTCCCTTCTTGTTCCCCCTTAGCTTTGACCGCCACGTTGTTTTCTTACAAATTGAGGCCTCCAGCTCTGAGGCTGACTGGAAAACTCTCTGATGTCCGAACACACAGCCGGAACTTCTGGCTTTTCCCAGCGGAGCCGTAGTCACCGCACGCTGGGCAGCGGTGCCCGGAACGTGACTGGCTGGAACCACCGCCCGCAGAGCAGCCCCCGCCCCGGCGGCCGGGCGGTCCCGTAGCTCCTGGGGCTGGAGGAAAGCTGACCCTGGAGCCTCGTGGCGGCCTGCGGCCTGCAGCGGCGACAGCCGTGGAGCCCGGGAATAGTGGCGAACCCGAAGCGGCCGAAGTGCTGCCGCAACACAGGTTGGATCGCCGATCCCTGGAGGACCGCCTGAGCCGGCACCTGCCGGGCTTCAGGGCCGAGCCTGAGGCCGCCGTGACCGTTGCCCAGTACAGGTGTATGCATTTATGTTTCTTTACTTATTTCAGTGAAAATAAAAAGTAGCAATAAAGGAGATGGCTGGGAGAGAGCTTTGGGGTGTAGAATTATAAAGCACCGTACCCCAGTGGTTATTGAAATGCCAACGAGAAGGTGGAATAAAGGGGTAGTTGAGATTTCTTGCCTGGAATTATAATACAGGGTTTCTTGCCTTAAATTGTAAACAAAGTGAAACAAATCAAAGTTCAGACTACAGGTGTGCCATTTGCTGTGGTAATCCGGACTAGTTATTTAACCCTTTGAGCATGAAATCTCACTTTGGTAAAC
This window harbors:
- the LOC131276375 gene encoding ubiquitin-like modifier-activating enzyme 5, with amino-acid sequence MSSEVVDSNPYSRLMALKRMGIVNDYEKIRTCAVAIVGVGGVGSVSAEMLTRCGIGKLLLFDYDKVELANMNRLFFQPHQAGLSKVQAAEHTLRHINPDVLFEVHNYNITTVENFQHFMERTSNGGLEEGKPVDLVLSCVDTFEARMTINTACNELGQTWMASGVSENAVSGHIQLIIPGEFACFACAPPLVVAANIDEKTLKREGVCAASLPTTMGVVAGILVQNVLKFLLGFGTVSFYLGYNAMQDFFPTMSMKPNPQCEDKNCRKQQNEYKKKVAALPKQEVVQEEKEIIHEDNEWGIELVSEVSEEELKNSLGPIPDLPEGITVAYTIPKTQEDSVPGITVEDSSESLEDLMAKMKNI